A stretch of Miscanthus floridulus cultivar M001 chromosome 13, ASM1932011v1, whole genome shotgun sequence DNA encodes these proteins:
- the LOC136500624 gene encoding tricin synthase 1-like, whose amino-acid sequence MDPGMATGGGGSIPDVHSNTDSSNKTLLKSQALYKYILDTTVLPNEPECLRELRLLTDKHERRYMATPPDEAQLLRMLIKLSGARNAIEVGVFTGCSLLATALALPDDGKVVAIDVSLEYYELGRPFIEKAGVAHKVDFREGPALEHLDALLADDANHGAFDFAFVDADKPNYVRYHEQLLRLVRVGGAIVYDNTLWDGTVALPPDAPMSDRDRRFSAAVRDLNARLAADPRVEVCQLAVADGVTICRRVV is encoded by the exons ATGGATCCTGGCATGGCGACCGGAGGCGGCGGCAGCATCCCGGACGTCCACAGCAACACCGACAGCAGCAACAAGACGCTGCTCAAGAGCCAAGCCCTGTACAAG TACATCCTGGACACGACGGTGCTGCCGAACGAGCCGGAGTGCTTGCGCGAGCTGCGGCTCCTCACGGACAAGCACGAGCG GAGGTACATGGCGACGCCCCCGGACGAGGCGCAGCTGCTGCGGATGCTGATCAAGCTGAGCGGCGCCCGGAACGCCATCGAGGTGGGCGTCTTCACAGGCTGCTCGCTGCTGGCCACGGCGCTCGCGCTGCCCGACGACGGGAAGGTGGTCGCCATCGACGTGAGCCTTGAGTACTACGAGCTCGGCCGCCCCTTCATCGAGAAGGCCGGGGTGGCGCACAAGGTGGACTTCCGTGAGGGCCCCGCGCTGGAGCACCTGGACGCGCTGCTCGCCGACGACGCCAACCACGGCGCCTTCGACTTCGCGTTCGTGGACGCCGACAAGCCCAATTACGTGCGGTACCATGAGCAGCTGCTCCGCCTGGTGCGCGTCGGCGGCGCCATCGTGTACGACAACACGCTGTGGGACGGCACCGTGGCGCTGCCGCCCGACGCGCCGATGTCGGACCGGGACCGCCGCTTCTCCGCCGCCGTCCGCGACCTCAACGCTCGCCTCGCGGCGGACCCGCGCGTCGAGGTCTGCCAGCTCGCCGTCGCCGACGGCGTCACCATCTGCCGCCGCGTCGTGTGA